The nucleotide sequence TATTGGAACAAAGGGAGTGAAAATCATATATTGGCAATGTCATTAGCAAAACTATATATATTACCTATATCCCAGTTCCAGCGAGCCGCCGCTTTGAGGCATTCGATACGGTCAACTGGCCAAGCTTGTCAGTGTTACTTGATTCTGTTCTTTCTTTGATTGGTGCATAATGCCTCAGCCATTCCCCAACATAAACCTGGACATGAAATAGATTAAGGTGACATTAGGAGAACACTAGGGGCAATCCAAAATCATCCACAACAGATATCACTGTTAGTACTGGTAATCAGAGATGATAGAAAAACGTAGAAGAAACTAATTCATATACTAATGGGATACTAACAACTAGGCCAATTTGATTCTTACCCTCAACCATGGTTGTGCTATATTTTAAATATCTCAAATGTCTAAGAAAACCATAACTGAAGAAATGAGTTGAAGAAAGTAAACAACCTGTTGAGGCCTCATAATCTTCGTATCAGGATCATCCAAAGACTCTCGCCAATGCGCCAAGTAACCAGCCATTCGAGGGATagcaaataaaatagtaaagtactCAGGTGGAAACCCCATGGCCCTGATCACATAAAGGCATTAGCTAAAGCCTAGTAACATATATTAGGAGGGATAACCTTATCTTATGCTCCCTAGAAAGAAAAACCTGGTGAGCTTTACCTATAAATTAGTCCAGAGTAGAAGTCAACGTTTGGATATAGCTTTCTTCTGATGAAAAATTCATCAGATAGTGCAACCTTCTCCAAGGCAACTGCAACCTGCACAATCAAAAAATTGTATATTGTATTAATAAGTTTTGATTTTAGATTGAAACCTTTTGAAGTGCTTTAAATTTGAATAACATTCAGATACAGATACAAAACAGCTAGAATAGTTTGCAGCAAAATCTTCGAAATGTAGAATTTGATATTGTATTAATACCCCTGATCAAACCATCTCCTACTCaaagaataataaaatagacGGCAAATAGATGGAGTAAGATATTAAAAGATGAACACCTCAATAAGAGGATCCCGGCCAACAATGGAAAACACTTCCTCTGCTAGTCTCTTTAGGACCTTTGCTCTGGGATCATAGTTTTTGTAAACACGATGTCCGAAACCACTAAGCTTTCGCTTCCTGGAGAAATAGCATCCAAAACACAAAGTAGAAGGCACAAAAGTTATACAAGAAAAAGAAGATCTTtaaaataatactaataataatacaCACTTTGCTTTAACACCATCAATGAACTCTGGAATTTTGTCAACAGTTCCAATTTCACTCAGCATTTTAAGAACAGCCTGCATCAAATGTCAATTCATATATCACAACCTCATTTTTTTTCCCAAATAAGAAACATGCTAAATAAAAATGATCATGGAATCTCATCAATGTTATATTACCTCATTAGCTCCACCATGGAGAGGTCCGTATAGAGCTCCAACAGCACCAGCAACAGCAGTGTATACATCAACACCACTGCAAATAAGGTAACCATTAAGCAATCTAGAACAGAATGATTTCTTTTGCTGAAAGATCACTATTCAGAAAAAGTTCTATCCAGTGTGAAAGCTCGTTCGATATGGTGTAATAGCAAGAATATCAGCTGAAGTAGGAATATGTCTACCTTGATGCAAGATGCCGAACAGCGGATGTGGAACAATTCATTTCATGTTCAGCATGCAGGATGAAAATAATATCCAGTGCACGACTTAGCCGGGGATTCGGTTTATATGAGCGGTTGCCTCTGAAGTTAAACACATTGAACATTTTATTTCAGTCATACCCGATGCTGATATAGCTTCAGCATAACAAAAATCAGCTAGTATGTTACTACCATTCTATCATCAAGAATAAATGACAATCCTGTTTAAATAATGAGATCACAAAGGAAAATAAACCGAAAATAACGCAGTTCCTCTGACAGAAACAACAGTTAGACATACAGAGAATCAAGCATGTATAGGAAGTTCTCTGTGTAAGAAAGTTGATTGGATGGAAGCACAGGTGGCCGTCCTGCCATTCTGAGATAAATT is from Arachis ipaensis cultivar K30076 chromosome B01, Araip1.1, whole genome shotgun sequence and encodes:
- the LOC107632806 gene encoding citrate synthase, glyoxysomal, which gives rise to MSATTFTSESSHVHVARDRLATLTAHLLPSSDSTASEDLLQPLQLSAPATATSLKGTLTVVDERTGKKYYIQVSPEGAVKATDFKKISVGKNDKGLKLYDPGYLNTAPVRSTISYIDGDEGILRYRGYPIEELAQKSTYMEVAYLIMYGNLPSENQLLDWEFAVSQHSAVPQGVLDIIHSMPHDAHPMGVLVNAMSALSVHHPDANPALRGLDVYNSKQVRDKQIARIIGKITTIAAAIYLRMAGRPPVLPSNQLSYTENFLYMLDSLGNRSYKPNPRLSRALDIIFILHAEHEMNCSTSAVRHLASSGVDVYTAVAGAVGALYGPLHGGANEAVLKMLSEIGTVDKIPEFIDGVKAKKRKLSGFGHRVYKNYDPRAKVLKRLAEEVFSIVGRDPLIEVAVALEKVALSDEFFIRRKLYPNVDFYSGLIYRAMGFPPEYFTILFAIPRMAGYLAHWRESLDDPDTKIMRPQQVYVGEWLRHYAPIKERTESSNTDKLGQLTVSNASKRRLAGTGI